A window of Rhododendron vialii isolate Sample 1 chromosome 11a, ASM3025357v1 contains these coding sequences:
- the LOC131308449 gene encoding abscisic acid 8'-hydroxylase 4-like: MPTFILILLFILTVLSFFSSKKQKRKPKQKAKLPPGSMGWPYIGETLQLYSQDPNDFFAKKQKRYGEIFKTHVLGCPCVMLASPEAARFVLASHAHLFKPTYPKSKEKMIGPSALFFHQGDYHTDLRKLVQSSLSPEAIRKLIPDIEAVAISALESWASDQVINTFHEMKRFAFEVGILFVFGHLDGKYREKLKENYCIVDKGYNSFPSNLPGTAYNKAIMARKRLAHVISEIICDRKEKRLLDKDLLGHLLNFKDKRGHALAEDQIADNIIGVLFAAQDTTASVLTWIVKYLHDDHNLLEAVKAEQNVIYESNEGENRPLTWAQTRNMPLTHRVILESLRMASVISFTFREAVVDVEYGGYLIPKGWKVMPLFRNIHHNPEFFPDPKHFDPSRFEVAPKPNTFVPFGNGVHACPGNELVNLEMLILVHHLVTKFRWDVVGSQSGIEYSPFPVPQQGLPAKFWKLPAPKNCASNGS; the protein is encoded by the exons atgcCTACTTTCATATTAATATTGCTCTTTATCCTTACcgtcctctcttttttttcatcaaagaagcaaaagaggaaaccaaaacaaaaggcTAAGCTTCCCCCAGGATCAATGGGGTGGCCTTACATAGGAGAGACTCTCCAACTCTACTCTCAAGACCCAAATGACTTCTTtgctaaaaagcaaaaaag ATACGGTGAGATATTCAAAACCCACGTACTTGGGTGCCCTTGTGTCATGCTGGCTAGCCCTGAGGCCGCACGGTTTGTGCTGGCGAGTCATGCTCACTTGTTTAAGCCCACATACCCCAAAAGTAAAGAGAAGATGATTGGCCCTTCGGCGCTGTTTTTCCACCAAGGAGACTACCATACTGACCTGAGGAAGCTGGTTCAGAGCTCTTTATCACCTGAAGCGATTAGGAAATTGATTCCTGATATCGAAGCCGTAGCCATTTCTGCCTTAGAGTCATGGGCCAGTGACCAGGTCATTAACACCTTCCATGAGATGAAAAGG TTCGCTTTCGAAGTTGGAATCCTCTTCGTGTTTGGCCATTTGGACGGAAAATATAGAGAAAAGCTGAAGGAGAACTACTGCATAGTGGACAAAGGGTACAATTCTTTCCCAAGCAATCTTCCGGGAACTGCATATAACAAAGCAATCATG GCAAGGAAAAGGCTTGCTCACGTAATAAGTGAGATAATATGTGACAGGAAGGAGAAAAGACTACTGGACAAGGATTTGTTGGGTCATTTGCTGAACTTCAAAGATAAAAGAGGGCATGCATTGGCTGAAGATCAAATTGCCGATAACATCATAGGGGTTCTATTTGCTGCCCAAGATACAACAGCCAGTGTCCTAACATGGATTGTTAAATACCTCCATGATGACCATAACCTTCTGGAAGCTGTCAAG GCAGAGCAAAACGTGATATATGAGTCAAATGAAGGAGAAAACAGGCCCTTGACATGGGCTCAGACTAGAAATATGCCACTAACGCACAGG GTTATATTGGAGAGCTTGAGGATGGCAAGCGTCATATCATTCACCTTCCGAGAAGCAGTGGTTGATGTAGAATACGGAG GATACCTTATTCCAAAAGGTTGGAAGGTGATGCCGTTGTTCAGGAACATTCACCACAACCCTGAATTCTTCCCTGATCCTAAACATTTTGATCCATCAAGGTTTGAG GTTGCTCCAAAACCGAACACATTTGTGCCATTTGGCAATGGAGTGCACGCTTGTCCAGGGAATGAACTTGTGAACTTGGAGATGCTTATTTTAGTCCACCATCTGGTAACCAAGTTCAG GTGGGACGTGGTGGGTTCCCAAAGTGGGATTGAGTATAGTCCATTCCCAGTCCCTCAGCAAGGACTACCAGCCAAGTTTTGGAAACTTCCAGCACCCAAGAATTGTGCATCAAACGGAAGTTGA
- the LOC131307774 gene encoding uncharacterized protein LOC131307774, with product MNKTWLAMQIRSSLLSLMSGGRRIEDDHFAVIDILRMNILHPDGATRLLKHVDKSDVLIEMINNVTSSPPLPANLLTSIRAVTNVFKNSCYYPWLQKHRSEILDAFSSCCSSPNKNVQVSYANLILK from the exons ATGAACAAGACGTGGCTTGCCATGCAGATCCGATCCTCTCTATTATCTCTCATGTCTGGTGGTAGACGTATTGAGGATGATCATTTTGCAGTGATCGACATTTTGAGGATGAACATTCTGCACCCGGATGGGGCTACTAGACTACTCAAGCATGTGGATAAAAGTG ATGTGCTGATAGAGATGATTAACAATGTTACTTCAAGTCCTCCCCTTCCAGCAAATCTTTTGACCAGTATTCGTGCTGTTACTAACGTCTTCAAGAATTCATGCTACTATCCATGGTTGCAAAAGCATCGCAGTGAG ATTCTTGATGCATTTTCAAGTTGTTGTTCATCTCCAAATAAGAATGTGCAAGTGTCTTATGCTAATTTGATCCTCAAGTAA
- the LOC131307773 gene encoding uncharacterized protein LOC131307773, whose product MIILHPDGATRLLKHVDKSDVLIEMINNVTSSPPLPANLLTSIRAVTNVFKNSCYYPWLQKHRSEILDAFSSCCSSPNKNVQVSYANLILNYSVLLIGSKDLEGQSQVHSAALEIAEAENLEVDSKYQASKPRWYLQISLNFLLCTVITA is encoded by the exons ATGATCATTCTGCACCCGGATGGGGCTACTAGACTACTCAAGCATGTGGATAAAAGTG ATGTGCTGATAGAGATGATTAACAATGTTACTTCAAGTCCTCCCCTTCCAGCAAATCTTTTGACCAGTATTCGTGCTGTTACTAACGTCTTCAAGAATTCATGCTACTATCCATGGTTGCAAAAGCATCGCAGTGAG ATTCTTGATGCATTTTCAAGTTGTTGTTCATCTCCAAATAAGAATGTGCAAGTGTCTTATGCTAATTTGATCCTCAA TTATTCTGTGCTATTGATTGGAAGTAAGGACCTAGAAGGCCAATCCCAAGTTCACTCAGCAGCTCTTGAG ATTGCGGAAGCGGAAAACCTCGAAGTTGACTCAAAATACCAGGCTTCAAAACCTCGCTGGTACTTACAAATTTCACTGAACTTCTTGTTGTGCACTGTGATTACTGCTTAG
- the LOC131308185 gene encoding coatomer subunit gamma-1-like, giving the protein MLGVRVELLKLIVCFMHSYIILLYIVSTQVQEPSEEPFDIDSVPNEVKSQPLAEKKAPGKKPTGMLSSIPEFSKLWEAFQVFTTPGAYRGRSRIWSQCC; this is encoded by the exons ATGCTTGGGGTGAGGGTTGAGTTGTTGAAACTGATTGTATGCTTCATGCACAGTTACATTATCCTCCTGTATATTGTTTCAACACAGGTTCAGGAGCCTTCAGAAGAGCCTTTTGATATTGATTCTGTACCTAATGAGGTTAAATCTCAACCACTTGCTGAGAAGAAAGCCCCTGGTAAAAAGCCAACTGGGATGCTCTCCTCTATCCCAGAGTTCTCAAAGCTTTGGGAAGCTTTTCAAG TCTTTACCACCCCTGGAGCTTACAGAGGCCGAAGCAGAATATGGAGTCAATGTTGTTGA